The following DNA comes from Mycobacteroides immunogenum.
TCCGGCGCAGTGCGTGGACGACACGATCGCGGCGATGGTCTCCAAACTCCTGGCCTGGCATGAGCAGAACCCGGGTCGACAGCCTTCCCTGACCTTCCCGCAGACCGGCGGCCGCACCGCCTGCTCGAAGGACAACAACAGCTTTGTGCCCCCGGATGAGAGTGGCGACACCAGTTCTTCCACAACCAGTTCCACCACATCCAGCACGACGACAACGGCGACAACGACCCCGCCGGGCCGGTGAGCTCAGTGGGAGAACTGCCAGTGCACCGAATTGTCCTCGTCCAGCACGATGATGCTGCCGTTGCGGGCGGTCCAGCCCTCGGTCATCAGAAACAACCGGCCCCCGGATTCGGCAAGCAGCCGTAGCCCGGTGGTGCGGTACAGCGTCTTGGGTCCGGTGGTGATCTGCTCGGTGTGCACCACGGGTGAGTCGATGCCCAAAGGGCTTTCGCTGACCGCCGTCGCGCGGGGCAGCGAGGTCACCGAGTCCTCGTAGCGCTGTGCGTATCCGCGCCCGACGATATCGGCGTAACCCTGCACCGCCCAGAACAATGCTGCCGCAATCACAATGCCGACCAACACCGCCTCCAGTACATCCTGGGGCCGGGCAATGGCGGCGCGGGGCCGCGCGCGTTCGGCGCCTTGACGGCTCAGATGCCTGCCGTACACCGCCAGCGCGGTGCCGATCGCGATCATCAGTGGCCACAGCACCGACCCGGGCTCCCACGTGCGCGTCAGCGCGGGCATCACCACGCCCAGGATCGCGATAACCAGCCCGCCGAGCATCGTCACCCGGCAGACCAGCCGGACACCGGCGGTCATGCCGTCGCGCTCGATCGTCTCGCTTACCGCGCGATGTGCTGCCAGCCAAGCGATTCCGATGACAGCCGTCGCCAGGATCGGCAGATACAGCGTGCTGATGCTGCGCAGCACATAGTCCTGAGTGGTGAAGCGGAACAGACTCACTTCGACGCCCATCGACTGGGACTGTGCGTCGCTGCGCGCCCAGCCGAAATACAGCAGCAGCGCGGTGATCATGGTCAACGGTGTGCCCACCGTGGTGATCACGGCAATAACGGGGCGAAGGATCGACACCGGATCCTCTGAGTGCTCCGACGCTGTCTCGGCCGGCATGCCAGCATGCTACGCGCGACGGCCCTGACCTGGGTGGAAAATTCCCTTGCCGCTCAACCCGGCTGCGCCTATCCTGGCTGGCGTCCTCGTTCCCGACGAAAGGTACGACATGGATCTGTGAGGTCTGGCAATCCGCCGGCGCGCCATCGCGCGATTTCGGCGACCCCACCTCACAGGAAGGTCCTTTCCATGTCCGCTGTCATCTCCTGCAGCACAATCACCTACGTCCATCCCGACGGTTCCGTCGCACTCGACGGGCTCGACATGCTGGTCCCGGCGGGACGTTCTGGGCTGGTAGGTGTCAATGGCTCCGGCAAGTCCACGCTGCTCAAACTCATCGCCGGCGAGCTACTGCCGACCTCCGGAACGGTGCACACCTCGGGCGAGATCGGTTACCTGCCACAAGATCTCACGATCCGCGCCGACCAGTCGGTGCCCGACCTGCTGGGCCTGACCCCGGTGCTGGCCGCCATCGAGGCCATCGAGGGTGGCTCCACCGACCAGGCCGACTTCGATACCGTCGGCGATGACTGGGATCTGGCCGAGCGGGTGGGTGCGGAACTGGATCGTCTTGGTCTGCCGACGGCGGTGCTGGACCGCACGCTCGGCGAGCTCTCCGGAGGAGAGGTCATCCGGCTCGGCCTGGCCCGGTTGCTGTTGCGCCGCCCGGACGTACTGCTGCTCGACGAGCCGACCAACAATCTCGACGGCGAATCCCGCCAGCACCTCTACAACGTGGTGTCCACCTGGCAGCGCACGCTGCTGGTGGTCAGCCACGACCGCGAGCTGTTGGAGCACGTGGAACGCATCGGAGACCTGCGCGATGGCGCGGTGGCCTGGTACGGCGGCGGATACAGCGATTACGCGGCGGCGGTCGCGGCCGAACAGGAGGCCGCCGCCCAGGCGATCTCCACCGCCAAGGCCGAGGTGCGCCGTGAGCGCCGCGACCTCGCCGAAGCGGAACGGGTGATCGCGCAGCGGCGCCGCTACGGCGCCAAGATGCAGGCCAACAAGCGTGAACCCAAGATCGTCATGGGGCTGCGCAAACGGGCCGCGCAGGAATCGGCGGCAGCGCTTAAACAGACGCAGACCGACAGGCTGGACAAGGCCCGCGAAAATCTGGACGAGGCGCAGACCCGGCTGCGCGCAGACCGCTCCATCCGTATCGACTTGCCCGGCACCGAGGTTCCCTCCGGACGCGTCGTGCTGACCACCGAACAACTGGTGTTGCGCCACGGGGTGCCCGCACATCTGGATCTGCGCGGCCCGCAGCGCGTCGGGCTGGTGGGACCCAACGGCTCCGGCAAGACCACGCTGCTGCATACGATCGCCGGGCGCATCCCGGCCGCAGAAGGCACTGTGACGGTGCATGTTCCGCTGGGGCTGCTGCCGCAGCGCCTGGATCTGCTGGACGATTCGCGCAGTGTCGCCGACAACGTGGCTGGCCGCGCTCCGCACGCCGATATCAATGCGGTGCGGGCCAGGCTGGCGCGATTCCTGTTCCGCGGCAATGCCGCCGACAAGCTCGTGGGTGCGCTCTCCGGCGGTGAGCGGTTCCGGGCGACGCTGGCCGCCGTGCTGTTGGCGGACCCCGCGCCGCAGCTGCTGCTGCTCGACGAACCCACCAACAACCTGGACTTCGCCTCCTACGACGCGCTGGTCTCCGCGCTCGCCGAGTACCGGGGTGCGGTGCTCGTCGCCAGCCATGACCTGGGGTTTTTGCAGGATATCGGGGCCCGGGAGACGGACTGGAGGGCCCAGCCGGTAATCGGGTAGTGCACTACGCACGCCCGACAGACATCGCCCTACACACACTGAGCCCGTCATGTTCCACGACCGCGAACGCGCGGCCATGTCAAGGAGACTCACGATGTGTTTCATTATCCCCCAAGATGTCCTGCTGCGATTGGCCGACGACGACAGCGTCGCCGACGATTCGCGGACCGCCCTGGCCGCCACCGCCGCTTCCGAAACGGCCTGGCGCACACTGCGTGACGCGCACACCGAGGCCACCCAGGCCACGCTGCTGGCGCGTGCCGACGCGTTCGCCGGAGTGGCCAAGGCGCTGGCCAAGGCTCCCGGGACGCCGGTGTTCGACTGCAAGCACACCACCTCGTTGCCCGGTATCGCGATCCCCAACCCGGGTAGCTCCGCGGATACCTCCGCCAAGCACGCCTTCACCGAAACCGCGGCGGTCGCAAAGTTTTACAAGGACTGCTTCGGCCGCAACTCGGTAGACGACGAAGGCATGACGCTGGTTTCGTCAGTGCACTACAGCGTCAACTACTCCAACGCGTTCTGGAACGGTTCGCAGATGACCTACGGGGACGGCGACGGGCAGATCTTTGTCGACTTCACCGGATCCAACGACGTGATCGGCCACGAGCTGACCCACGGCGTCACCCAATACACGGCGGGCCTGCTCTACAAGAACGAGGCCGGTGGACTCAACGAGAGCATGTCGGATGTCTTCGGATCGATGTTCCGGCAATGGAGCGCCGGGCAGACCGTCGATCAGGCCGACTGGTTGATCGGCAAGGACATCATGGGCCCGCGCGCCATAGCAAAGGGCTTCACCTGCCTGCGCGATATGGCCGATCCGGGTGCCCGCCACTGCCTGGCGCCGCAGCCGTCGCACTACCGCGACTACGTCCCCGGCAGTGACCCCCACGAGAGCAGCGGCATTCCCAACTACGCGTTCTACCTCGCGGCGACCAAACACGGTTCGTACTCCTGGCAGGGCGTGGGGACGGTCTGGTACGAGGCGCTGACCAGCCCCAAGGCACGTCCGAACATGAAGATGAAGGCCTTCGCCAAC
Coding sequences within:
- a CDS encoding M4 family metallopeptidase, producing the protein MCFIIPQDVLLRLADDDSVADDSRTALAATAASETAWRTLRDAHTEATQATLLARADAFAGVAKALAKAPGTPVFDCKHTTSLPGIAIPNPGSSADTSAKHAFTETAAVAKFYKDCFGRNSVDDEGMTLVSSVHYSVNYSNAFWNGSQMTYGDGDGQIFVDFTGSNDVIGHELTHGVTQYTAGLLYKNEAGGLNESMSDVFGSMFRQWSAGQTVDQADWLIGKDIMGPRAIAKGFTCLRDMADPGARHCLAPQPSHYRDYVPGSDPHESSGIPNYAFYLAATKHGSYSWQGVGTVWYEALTSPKARPNMKMKAFANLTREISAANAATESVHKAIDDAWTAVGL
- a CDS encoding ABC-F family ATP-binding cassette domain-containing protein is translated as MSAVISCSTITYVHPDGSVALDGLDMLVPAGRSGLVGVNGSGKSTLLKLIAGELLPTSGTVHTSGEIGYLPQDLTIRADQSVPDLLGLTPVLAAIEAIEGGSTDQADFDTVGDDWDLAERVGAELDRLGLPTAVLDRTLGELSGGEVIRLGLARLLLRRPDVLLLDEPTNNLDGESRQHLYNVVSTWQRTLLVVSHDRELLEHVERIGDLRDGAVAWYGGGYSDYAAAVAAEQEAAAQAISTAKAEVRRERRDLAEAERVIAQRRRYGAKMQANKREPKIVMGLRKRAAQESAAALKQTQTDRLDKARENLDEAQTRLRADRSIRIDLPGTEVPSGRVVLTTEQLVLRHGVPAHLDLRGPQRVGLVGPNGSGKTTLLHTIAGRIPAAEGTVTVHVPLGLLPQRLDLLDDSRSVADNVAGRAPHADINAVRARLARFLFRGNAADKLVGALSGGERFRATLAAVLLADPAPQLLLLDEPTNNLDFASYDALVSALAEYRGAVLVASHDLGFLQDIGARETDWRAQPVIG